The following is a genomic window from Rhizobium sp. 11515TR.
CTTATTCTGGAAAGCTTCAGCTGTGCCGTTGCAATTTTGTGAGGACATCAACCAGTGCCTGTAAGGCGCCCTCTTTCGAAAGATGGGGAAAACCGGGCTTTGCAAACGTTTTCGCGTGGGTTGCAAACTGCCGGCCAAGACAGCATCATCCCGCCCCATGAGTGGACAGAATCGATTTGCTCCCCCATCAAGTGGGCAGCAAACAATCAGACGTAGCGACCTGTTGCGGCAGCTCCGGCGGGCCGGACTGCGCCGTTTGACGACCATTGTCGCACCTGCCGGGTATGGCAAGACCTCCCTTGCCGTCCAATGGTACGAACTGTTGAAGGAGGATGGTGTCAAGCTCTGCTGGGTGTCGCTCGATGCCGAACATACCAATCAGGAAGCCTTTCTGCTCGCGTTGATCGATGCCTTGCAGACGCTGCTTCATGAGGACGGGGCTGATGCCGGCAACCTGCCCGCGGCAGCATTGCTTTCGGTGCTAGCGACCCGCCTGCGCAAGATCGAAGGACCGCTTGTCGTCTTTCTCGACGACTATCATTTCGCCCAGACGGATGCGACCGAGGCGCTGATGGCGAAGATCCTCGCGGACCTCTCGCTCGAACACGTCAAGCTGGTGCTGGTCAGCCGCAGCCCGCCGCGCTTTCCGCTCTCCGCATTGCGGTTGCGTGGCGAGTTCAAACAGTTCGGTGTTGCCGAGCTTGGCTTTACCGATGCCGAAGCGGGAGAGCTTTTCGCTGGTAAGGGCACTCATTTGACAGAGGAACAGGTCGGTTCCTTCAATCGTCGGACCGAAGGATGGGCGGTCGCGCTGCAGATGGTGAGCCTGCTCGTATCAGAATCGGAGGAGAGCGACAGCATTTTGGCCTCTTTCGACGGCGGCGGTGCTGACATGGGCTCCTACCTGTCGGAGCAGGTGTTCGAACATCTGCCTGAAGACATACGTGAGTTTCTCATCGGCACGGCCGCCCTTCCGGCCTTCAATCATTCGTTGCTCGAAGCTGTGCTGGAAAGCAGAGAACAGGCGGATCTCAGCGAGAGACTGGCCGACTACGCACTCCCTGTCACATTACTGGCGGGCCCCGGCAACTGGATGCGGTTTCATCCGGTCTTCAACGAGTTCCTGAAGAAGACAGCCAGTCGCAGGGGTATCGATGCCAATCTTGCACTCAATCGTGCCGCCCATTGGTTTGAAGCGCAGGGCGACATAGATCGGGCCGTGCATCATGCGCTTACGGCGGGCGACGCTAATCTTGCCGCGCGCATCGTCGAAACCGCCGGCGGCTGGCGGCGCGTCTATGCCACAACGCGCGGCGGCGCGACGCTCTTTCAGGCCTTGAGCGGACGCGCCTCGGAAATCGATCTCGTTCGCTTTCCGCTTGCGACACTTGGGCTCTCGATCTTCAACGCCAAGGCGGCGCAGCTTGCTGCGGCCAATCATTATCTTGTCATCGCCGAGCGGGCCGCGGCTGTAGACCCGACCTTGGCAAAGGACCTGCGCGTCGTGCGCATCCTTCTGGCGCTTTACACGGATCACTGGGCGACAGCGGCCGATCTTTC
Proteins encoded in this region:
- a CDS encoding LuxR C-terminal-related transcriptional regulator, with product MTTIVAPAGYGKTSLAVQWYELLKEDGVKLCWVSLDAEHTNQEAFLLALIDALQTLLHEDGADAGNLPAAALLSVLATRLRKIEGPLVVFLDDYHFAQTDATEALMAKILADLSLEHVKLVLVSRSPPRFPLSALRLRGEFKQFGVAELGFTDAEAGELFAGKGTHLTEEQVGSFNRRTEGWAVALQMVSLLVSESEESDSILASFDGGGADMGSYLSEQVFEHLPEDIREFLIGTAALPAFNHSLLEAVLESREQADLSERLADYALPVTLLAGPGNWMRFHPVFNEFLKKTASRRGIDANLALNRAAHWFEAQGDIDRAVHHALTAGDANLAARIVETAGGWRRVYATTRGGATLFQALSGRASEIDLVRFPLATLGLSIFNAKAAQLAAANHYLVIAERAAAVDPTLAKDLRVVRILLALYTDHWATAADLSALEDDLRQPDGMELIHRALALNMLSYNFLIRSELDRALHYGHLAIRAFRDGGADFGAMHLYTHIGQAFFLSGDCASALSAYEELICEAQTNIGPGSDLDAVGQVLKAEVLSMRGEAEPAAEMLGWALPHLELHDTWFDLLAAGFMAEQRILRMREDLLAAHAAMDRIRAVARRRGFDRLTRLIDGERAMLLMASGDLDQAIRHAEANGFGMQAIVSDRANALAIHLRGATPAIFWTRAYLALGEKANAREVFDQFRMRQSQRPHVPRAIELALIEIGILLAEGRADLAAASLSDLVLTTPLDDYRALLHLDHSAGLGELRALANHPTVANVPRRRLQSLLMSGETVHEPAADHGGYAFTGRERMVLELLSSGLSNKEIGRILALSDNTIKFHLRNIFAKLNVSTRTAAVTAARQKGMLDR